A section of the Alkalihalobacillus sp. LMS39 genome encodes:
- a CDS encoding beta-L-arabinofuranosidase domain-containing protein, with product METILQEGVFKDSQEKGKEYLLYLEVDRLIAPCYEAVGQEPKKPRYGGWESTGISGHSIGHWLSAAAQMYAVTKDEKLKEKVNYAVDELAHVQSYDEDGYVSGFSRTCFDTVFTGKFEVEHFSLAGQWVPWYSIHKIYAGLLDVYQLLRHPKALDVVIKLADWAKKGTDNLSEEQFQKMLVCEHGGMNEAMADLYVLTKNEDYLHLAKRFCHQLVLEPLAQNKDVLEGKHANTQIPKVIGAAKLYDITGEEKYKRMALFFWNEVTKKRSYIIGGNSINEHFGPTNSEKLGVQTTETCNTYNMLKLTECLFNWSQEGKYFDFYETALYNHILASQDPQTGMKTYFVSTQPGHFKVYCSPDNSFWCCTGTGMENPARYTRNIYSQKDGKLFVNLFIASQFETEDKKIKGKQETNFPYDDRTTITIDTIDESMSSIYVRLPYWVADQVMISVNGEKQKYSVESGYAVMTRNWKPGDEIDVTLAMDLHLYKAKDEPNKVGFMYGPVVLAGALGKENFPETDILGDHLALNNHPLIDVPVLVADKTNIKEWIKKSEDEPLTFKTDPVGQPGHSQVRLIPFFALHHERYTLYWNVMDEEAFRTFVDKEQKELERLRKITVDEVQPNEQQPEVEHHIEKKNSRSGYVATVERGWRDCRDDGYFSYTMKVDPTKQMYLQVQYFGGDRTFILDGKTYERHFHILVDDTVIAEQRLDANEPFEELINAYYDIPLELTSGKQTVKVTFKSTEGKVAGGVYGVRIINTMEK from the coding sequence GTGGAAACGATTTTACAAGAAGGTGTATTCAAGGACTCACAAGAAAAAGGAAAAGAGTATTTACTGTATTTAGAAGTAGATAGGCTAATAGCGCCATGTTACGAAGCAGTTGGACAAGAACCGAAAAAGCCACGTTATGGAGGGTGGGAATCAACAGGAATTAGTGGACATTCTATCGGTCACTGGCTTTCAGCAGCGGCACAAATGTATGCGGTAACAAAAGATGAGAAACTAAAAGAAAAAGTGAATTATGCAGTAGATGAACTAGCACATGTTCAAAGCTATGATGAGGATGGGTATGTAAGTGGATTTTCGCGAACATGTTTTGATACCGTTTTCACTGGAAAGTTTGAAGTCGAGCATTTTAGCCTAGCAGGCCAATGGGTTCCATGGTATAGCATCCATAAAATTTATGCTGGTTTACTTGATGTGTATCAACTTCTCCGTCATCCAAAAGCGTTAGATGTTGTTATTAAGCTTGCAGATTGGGCAAAAAAAGGAACGGACAACTTGTCAGAAGAGCAGTTTCAAAAAATGCTAGTATGTGAACATGGTGGCATGAATGAAGCCATGGCCGATTTATATGTTTTAACAAAGAATGAAGATTATTTACATTTAGCAAAACGCTTTTGTCATCAGCTAGTGCTTGAACCTCTTGCTCAAAATAAAGATGTTCTTGAGGGGAAACATGCCAACACTCAAATTCCAAAAGTCATTGGGGCAGCAAAACTTTATGATATTACTGGGGAAGAAAAATACAAAAGGATGGCGCTGTTTTTTTGGAATGAAGTCACGAAAAAGCGGTCCTATATTATAGGTGGAAACAGTATAAATGAACATTTTGGACCAACGAATAGTGAAAAATTAGGCGTCCAAACGACGGAAACATGTAATACTTATAATATGTTGAAGTTAACAGAATGTCTTTTTAATTGGTCACAAGAAGGAAAATACTTTGATTTTTATGAAACGGCGCTATACAACCATATATTAGCATCACAAGATCCACAAACAGGGATGAAAACTTATTTTGTCTCGACTCAACCAGGTCATTTCAAAGTATATTGTTCGCCGGATAATTCTTTTTGGTGTTGTACAGGAACAGGAATGGAAAACCCTGCACGTTATACGAGAAATATCTATTCTCAAAAAGATGGGAAGTTGTTTGTCAATTTGTTTATTGCTTCTCAGTTTGAAACTGAGGATAAAAAAATAAAAGGAAAACAAGAAACGAACTTCCCGTATGATGACAGGACTACAATTACAATTGATACCATTGATGAGTCAATGTCTTCCATTTACGTTCGCTTGCCTTATTGGGTAGCTGATCAAGTTATGATTTCTGTAAATGGCGAAAAGCAAAAGTATTCAGTCGAGAGTGGATATGCAGTAATGACAAGAAACTGGAAACCTGGAGATGAAATTGATGTAACGTTGGCGATGGACCTTCATCTTTATAAGGCGAAAGATGAGCCAAATAAAGTTGGATTTATGTATGGACCTGTCGTTTTAGCCGGGGCTTTAGGCAAAGAAAACTTCCCTGAAACAGATATTCTTGGGGACCACTTAGCATTAAATAATCATCCACTTATTGACGTTCCTGTCCTTGTTGCAGATAAAACAAACATAAAAGAATGGATCAAAAAAAGTGAAGATGAGCCATTGACATTTAAAACAGATCCAGTAGGACAACCTGGTCATAGTCAAGTCCGCCTTATTCCTTTTTTTGCTTTGCATCATGAGAGATATACTTTATATTGGAATGTCATGGATGAAGAAGCGTTCCGAACATTTGTAGATAAAGAACAAAAAGAACTTGAGCGATTACGAAAGATTACCGTAGATGAAGTGCAACCGAACGAACAACAGCCAGAAGTCGAACATCATATTGAGAAAAAGAATTCTAGGTCTGGTTATGTTGCAACGGTGGAACGTGGTTGGCGTGATTGTCGTGATGATGGCTATTTTAGTTACACAATGAAAGTGGACCCTACAAAGCAAATGTATTTACAAGTCCAGTATTTTGGAGGCGACCGAACGTTTATCCTCGATGGAAAAACATATGAAAGACATTTTCACATTTTAGTAGATGATACAGTTATTGCTGAACAACGTCTTGATGCCAATGAACCTTTTGAAGAATTGATTAATGCTTATTACGATATACCGTTAGAACTAACTAGTGGAAAACAAACAGTCAAAGTCACATTTAAATCAACAGAAGGAAAAGTTGCAGGTGGCGTATATGGTGTAAGAATCATAAATACTATGGAAAAATAA